The Henckelia pumila isolate YLH828 unplaced genomic scaffold, ASM3356847v2 CTG_461:::fragment_3, whole genome shotgun sequence genome window below encodes:
- the LOC140871357 gene encoding putative ABC transporter C family member 15, which produces MVSFLGFETGFVMDFIVLAFCLVFLVWFSTEFLRRRRGNCGTEAPPFRIEKPTLFVKITALSNLVIAMSYIGFCIHEIWVFGASSIEVSLSSIAWSLASVAAVYSVNRTRGIGKRWPLVLVSWWCFSSISDLLIVIFSLLRHFKSIQVPKFLPKFNVIDFATLPLSVLFFKALLDNTSAKKFNDSTQPLLGQELEKSATFRDSDAFSCAGIWSHLTFRWLNPLFEKGHREKLELEDIPEIPQSDTADEASLSLEESLRKQKTQSTSLPSAILHAIWRPLIINGVFAGVNTTASYIGPLLIPSFVNFLSSKNDNLNWRRGMILASIFFVAKTLESLSQRQWYFGAHRIGVRVRAALMVLVYKKSLSVKYGGTSSGKIINFINVDVERIGDFCWYFHGIWLLPVQVMFALVILYRSLGALPSVAALLTTIFVMVSNTPLANMQENLHTKIMEAKDSRLKATSEILKSMRVLKLHSWEPTFLKKLLQLREIERGWLKRYLYTSSAVAFLFWASPTLVSVATFGVCIILGTPLTSGTVLSALATFRILQEPIYNLPELISMIAQTKVSIDRVQNFIREEDQKRLVHYHTSGAPGVAIEIEAGEYAWENRDAKRPTIKITEKMSIPKGCKVAICGSVGTGKTSFLCSILGEIPRISGSRIKTYGSKAFVPQSAWIQTGTIRENVLFGKAMNRDLYENVVEACALNHDIEMWGCGDLSVLGERGMNLSGGQKQRIQMARALYSNSDTYLLDDPFSAVDAHTGAHMFKKCLMQLLYGKTVVYVTHQLEFLDAADLVLVMKDGIIVESGKYKDLILNPDGELIRQMAAHSYSLNQVCPPKRIGSGKSYSHNKQMELIEEKFVDMSRSSQVSDRNLQEETETGRVKWHVYSTFVTSAYKGALVPVILLCQVLFQGLQMASNYWIAWGSEEEGRVTRDRLIGIFALLSGGSSFFILGRAILLSTIAIETSQCLFLGMIRSILRAPLSFFDSTPSSRILKRSSTDQSIVDTDIPYRLAGLAFALIQLLSIVFLMSHVAWQVFFLFVIVFSVSIWYQAYYIKTARELARMVPIRQAPILHHFSESISGATVIRSFNQESRFMNKNLDLIDDYSRVAFHNAGTMEWLCVRINFLFNFVFFLLLAILVSLPRSAIDPSLAGLAATYGLNLSVLQAWVIWNLCNVENKMISVERILQFTSIPSEAPPVNENFRPETEWPLSGKIEIENLHVQYSPVLPKVLKGITCTFPGEKKIGIVGRTGSGKSTLIQALFRVVEHTEGRILIDNIDISKIGLQDLRSRLSIIPQDPVLFQGTVRINLDPLQEHEDQEIWEVLHKCHLAENVKQDQRLLDAPVAEDGENWSVGQRQLVCLARVLLQRRRILVLDEATASVDTATDNVIQKTIREETNGSTVITVAHRIPTVIDNDLVLVLGEGKVIEYDSPAKLLEESSSAFSSLVMEYMRRSSTVNN; this is translated from the exons ATGGTGTCTTTCTTGGGTTTTGAGACGGGGTTTGTAATGGATTTTATTGTTCTTGCATTTTGTCTTGTGTTTCTGGTATGGTTTTCGACGGAATTCTTGCGGAGGAGAAGGGGAAATTGCGGTACCGAGGCGCCGCCATTCCGGATAGAAAAACCAACCCTCTTTGTCAAAATTACTGCGTTATCGAATCTTGTAATTGCCATGTCTTATATTGGATTCTGTATTCATGAAATTTGGGTTTTCGGAGCCTCCTCGATTGAGGTTTCGCTGTCATCCATTGCTTGGAGTTTAGCTAGCGTCGCTGCAGTTTATTCCGTGAATAGAACTCGAGGAATAGGCAAAAGGTGGCCATTAGTTCTTGTTTCTTGGTGGTGTTTTTCCAGCATTAGTGATTTGCTCATAGTGATTTTTAGTCTCCTCCGTCATTTCAAATCCATCCAAGTTCCGAAATTTCTACCAAAATTCAACGTGATTGATTTTGCAACCCTTCCACTTTCTGTACTTTTCTTTAAAGCTTTACTAGACAACACTTCTGCCAAGAAATTCAACGACTCCACGCAGCCGTTACTCGGCCAGGAGTTGGAGAAATCTGCAACCTTTCGTGATTCTGATGCATTTTCATGTGCCGGAATATGGAGCCATTTGACATTCAGGTGGCTGAATCCTTTGTTTGAAAAGGGTCATCGTGAAAAGCTCGAATTGGAAGACATACCAGAGATCCCTCAATCAGATACTGCAGATGAAGCTTCTTTATCGCTAGAAGAGTCTCTGCGAAAGCAGAAAACTCAGAGTACGTCTCTGCCTAGTGCCATACTCCACGCCATTTGGCGGCCTCTGATCATTAATGGAGTTTTTGCAG GAGTGAACACAACTGCCTCTTACATCGGTCCACTGTTAATCCCAAGCTTTGTTAacttcttatcaagtaagaatgACAACCTAAATTGGCGACGTGGTATGATTCTTGCATCGATCTTTTTCGTTGCAAAGACACTGGAATCACTCTCTCAGAGGCAGTGGTATTTTGGTGCTCATCGAATTGGCGTAAGGGTCAGGGCGGCTTTAATGGTACTGGTATACAAAAAATCTCTTTCAGTAAAGTATGGTGGCACAAGCAGtggtaaaataatcaattttatcAACGTAGACGTTGAAAGAATCGGGGATTTTTGCTGGTATTTTCATGGGATTTGGTTGCTTCCGGTTCAGGTTATGTTCGCCTTAGTTATCTTGTACAGGAGTTTAGGCGCTCTGCCATCTGTTGCTGCTCTTCTGACCACCATTTTTGTAATGGTGAGCAACACTCCACTTGCTAATATGCAAGAAAATCTACATACAAAGATAATGGAGGCTAAAGATTCGCGTTTAAAAGCAACTTCCGAGATATTGAAGAGTATGCGTGTTTTGAAGCTACATTCATGGGAGCCAACTTTCTTGAAAAAACTGCTCCAGTTGAGAGAAATTGAGAGAGGTTGGCTTAAAAGATACCTGTACACGAGCTCAGCTGTGGCATTTCTTTTCTGGGCTTCGCCAACTTTGGTTTCAGTCGCTACTTTTGGAGTCTGCATCATTTTAGGTACTCCCTTGACCTCAGGCACAGTTCTCTCAGCATTAGCCACTTTCCGAATactacaagaaccaatatacAATTTACCAGAGCTTATATCGATGATTGCTCAGACTAAAGTATCCATAGATCGAGTTCAAAATTTTATAAGAGAAGAAGATCAGAAGAGGCTGGTACATTATCACACATCTGGGGCACCTGGAGTGGCCATTGAGATTGAAGCTGGAGAATATGCTTGGGAGAACAGAGATGCGAAGCGACCAACAATTAAGATAACTGAGAAAATGAGCATACCTAAAGGTTGCAAGGTAGCtatatgtggctcagttggcaCTGGCAAAACTAGTTTTCTCTGTAGTATACTTGGAGAAATACCAAGAATTTCAGGGTCAAGAATTAAAACTTATGGTTCAAAAGCTTTTGTGCCACAAAGTGCTTGGATTCAAACAGGCACTATTAGAGAAAATGTACTATTTGGCAAGGCTATGAATAGGGATTTATATGAAAATGTGGTGGAAGCATGTGCATTGAATCATGATATCGAGATGTGGGGTTGTGGAGATTTGAGTGTACTAGGGGAAAGAGGGATGAACTTGAGCGGTGGTCAGAAACAAAGGATACAAATGGCAAGGGCACTTTACAGCAACTCAGATACATATTTGCTGGATGATCCTTTCAGCGCGGTTGATGCACATACAGGGGCTCATATGTTCAAG AAATGTCTGATGCAACTCTTGTATGGTAAGACTGTTGTGTATGTTACTCATCAGTTAGAATTCTTGGATGCTGCTGATCTTGTCTTG GTTATGAAAGATGGCATAATAGTAGAGTCAGGAAAATATAAAGATTTGATTTTGAACCCTGATGGAGAACTCATAAGACAAATGGCTGCTCACAGCTATTCTTTGAATCAAGTGTGCCCTCCCAAGCGTATTGGCTCGGGTAAAAGTTACTCTCACAACAAGCAAATGGAGTTAATCGAAGAAAAATTTGTTGACATGAGCAGAAGTAGCCAAGTTTCTGATAGAAATCTGCAGGAGGAAACTGAGACCGGCAGAGTAAAATGGCATGTGTACTCTACCTTTGTAACCTCTGCATACAAAGGAGCTCTTGTTCCAGTAATCCTCTTGTGCCAAGTTCTGTTCCAAGGTTTGCAAATGGCCAGCAATTACTGGATCGCCTGGGGATCAGAAGAAGAAGGTAGAGTTACAAGGGATCGTTTGATTGGGATATTTGCATTGCTTTCTGGTGGAAGCTCATTCTTTATTTTGGGAAGAGCAATTCTGCTATCAACCATTGCTATCGAGACATCACAATGCCTATTTCTTGGAATGATTAGATCAATTCTCCGGGCGCCTCTATCTTTCTTTGATTCCACACCGTCGAGTAGAATTCTTAAAAGG TCATCTACAGATCAAAGCATAGTGGACACAGATATTCCATACAGGTTAGCCGGACTAGCTTTCGCCCTTATTCAGCTGTTGAGCATCGTTTTCCTCATGTCCCATGTAGCCTGGCAAGTCTTCTTCCTGTTCGTCATCGTCTTTTCCGTTTCCATATGGTATCAg GCATATTACATTAAAACAGCAAGAGAATTGGCGCGTATGGTTCCAATCCGACAAGCTCCAATTCTCCATCACTTCTCTGAATCAATATCTGGTGCAACAGTAATACGGAGCTTCAACCAGGAATCTCGGTTTATGAACAAGAACTTGGATCTCATCGATGATTATTCTCGTGTTGCATTTCATAATGCTGGTACGATGGAATGGCTTTGTGTTAGAATAAACTTTCTGTTCAACTTTGTTTTCTTCCTCCTTCTTGCTATCTTAGTGAGCCTTCCAAGATCAGCAATTGATCCCA GCTTGGCTGGACTAGCAGCAACATATGGTTTAAACTTGAGTGTGCTCCAAGCATGGGTAATATGGAACCTTTGCAATGTAGAAAACAAGATGATCTCTGTGGAGAGGATTCTTCAGTTCACCTCCATACCTAGTGAAGCTCCACCTGTAAATGAAAATTTCAGGCCGGAAACAGAATGGCCACTCAGCGGAAAAATAGAGATTGAAAATCTCCATGTACAGTACAGTCCTGTCCTTCCCAAAGTTCTTAAAGGAATCACCTGCACCTTCCCAGGCGAAAAGAAAATCGGTATCGTTGGAAGAACTGGAAGTGGAAAGTCTACTTTAATCCAAGCCCTTTTCAGAGTGGTGGAACATACAGAAGGCCGCATTTTGATCGATAACATAGACATCTCAAAGATTGGTCTGCAAGATTTAAGGTCTCGCCTAAGTATAATCCCTCAAGATCCAGTTTTGTTTCAAGGAACTGTGAGGATTAATCTTGATCCTCTACAAGAACATGAAGATCAAGAGATATGGGAG GTTTTACACAAATGCCATCTAGCCGAAAATGTGAAGCAAGATCAAAGGCTTCTTGATGCACCAG TTGCTGAAGATGGAGAGAACTGGAGTGTGGGACAAAGGCAGCTCGTTTGTTTAGCTAGAGTTTTATTGCAAAGAAGAAGGATACTGGTACTAGATGAGGCTACTGCCTCAGTCGATACTGCGACGGATAACGTGATTCAAAAGACGATAAGAGAGGAAACAAATGGATCAACGGTCATCACAGTGGCTCATAGGATACCTACAGTTATTGACAATGATCTAGTCTTGGTTCTTGGTGAAG GGAAGGTTATCGAGTATGATTCCCCGGCTAAGTTGCTGGAGGAAAGCTCGTCGGCGTTTTCGAGTCTGGTGATGGAATATATGAGAAGATCATCAACTGTGAATAACTGA